In Pseudonocardia sp. C8, one genomic interval encodes:
- a CDS encoding DUF559 domain-containing protein: MDLTRPFIGSAAVAAGLVTPKQLRGPAFRSPFRGVFVAADVEETYLLRCEAGALAVGALADLAADASPAPTALGGWAAAEALGAECAPRGVPVEVLVTGGHRRSQEGLQMRHGRALPGEIRTGVRIPVPGWRDRYVPGRTVTTTSPVRTAFDLARREDRIEAVIALDALSRVGRFAPGDVLELATRHPGERGVIRLPDFVALASPLAESPMETRIRLALHDYGVRPPVLQHPVGKYRIDLAYPDVLLGIEYDGDQHLDPERARNDLAKQAFLTRHGWEILRPPAEHVLGRREHLAQVVERFLFQRAAAGMAPLSA, encoded by the coding sequence ATGGATCTCACACGACCGTTCATCGGCTCGGCGGCGGTCGCCGCCGGCCTCGTCACTCCCAAGCAGCTCCGGGGCCCGGCGTTCCGGAGCCCGTTCCGCGGCGTCTTCGTCGCGGCCGACGTCGAGGAGACGTACCTCCTGCGCTGCGAGGCCGGCGCGCTGGCGGTGGGTGCACTCGCCGACCTTGCGGCGGATGCGTCACCGGCGCCGACCGCGCTCGGCGGTTGGGCGGCGGCCGAGGCCCTCGGCGCGGAGTGCGCACCCCGCGGCGTTCCGGTCGAGGTCCTGGTGACGGGCGGTCACCGGCGCTCGCAGGAGGGTCTGCAGATGCGACACGGCCGTGCGCTGCCGGGGGAGATCCGGACTGGGGTGCGGATCCCGGTTCCGGGATGGCGTGACCGGTACGTTCCGGGGCGGACCGTGACGACGACGTCCCCCGTGCGGACCGCGTTCGACCTCGCTCGGCGGGAGGATCGGATCGAGGCGGTGATCGCGCTCGACGCGCTGTCCCGGGTCGGGAGGTTCGCGCCCGGGGACGTGCTCGAGCTCGCCACGCGGCATCCCGGCGAGCGCGGCGTGATCCGGCTGCCGGACTTCGTGGCGCTGGCCAGCCCCCTCGCGGAGTCGCCCATGGAGACGAGGATCCGTCTGGCGCTGCACGACTACGGCGTACGGCCGCCGGTCCTGCAGCATCCGGTCGGCAAGTATCGGATCGATCTTGCCTATCCGGACGTGTTGCTCGGCATCGAGTACGACGGTGACCAGCACCTGGACCCCGAGCGCGCCCGCAATGACCTCGCGAAGCAGGCGTTCCTGACCCGGCACGGCTGGGAGATCCTTCGGCCGCCCGCCGAGCACGTCCTGGGGCGTCGGGAGCACCTCGCGCAGGTGGTCGAACGCTTCCTGTTCCAACGTGCGGCCGCGGGCATGGCGCCGCTGTCGGCGTGA
- the paaA gene encoding 1,2-phenylacetyl-CoA epoxidase subunit PaaA encodes MTSTAPTEADLEARFESTIAADQRIEPRDWMPEAYRKTLIRQIAQHAHSEIIGMQPEGNWLLRAPSLRRKAILLAKVQDEAGHGMYLYAAAETLGVDREELTEKLIDARQKYSSIFNYPTLSWADIGVIGWLVDGAAICNQVPLCRCSYGPYARAMIRICKEESFHQRQGYESLLALVNGTEAQREMVQEATNRWWWPSLMMFGPADGDSPNTQQSMAWGIKRHTNDELRQRFVDMTVPQAEALGVTLPDPELRWNAERGAYDFGEPDWSEFKAVISGAGPANRQRLAHRRRAHENGAWVREAARAYADKQAARAGAGA; translated from the coding sequence GTGACGAGCACCGCGCCCACCGAGGCGGATCTGGAAGCTCGGTTCGAGTCGACGATCGCGGCGGACCAGCGGATCGAGCCACGGGACTGGATGCCCGAGGCGTACCGGAAGACGCTGATCCGCCAGATCGCCCAGCACGCGCACTCCGAGATCATCGGGATGCAGCCGGAGGGCAACTGGCTGCTGCGAGCGCCGTCGTTGCGGCGCAAGGCGATCCTGCTGGCGAAGGTGCAGGACGAGGCCGGCCACGGCATGTACCTCTACGCGGCAGCCGAGACGCTGGGCGTCGACCGCGAGGAGCTCACCGAGAAGCTGATCGACGCCCGGCAGAAGTACTCGTCGATCTTCAACTACCCGACCCTGTCGTGGGCCGACATCGGTGTCATCGGGTGGCTGGTCGACGGCGCGGCGATCTGCAACCAGGTGCCGCTGTGCCGCTGCTCGTACGGTCCCTACGCCCGGGCGATGATCCGGATCTGCAAGGAGGAGTCGTTCCACCAGCGGCAGGGCTACGAGTCGCTGCTGGCACTGGTCAACGGCACCGAAGCGCAGCGGGAGATGGTGCAGGAGGCGACGAACCGCTGGTGGTGGCCGTCGCTGATGATGTTCGGGCCGGCCGACGGGGACTCCCCGAACACCCAGCAGTCGATGGCGTGGGGCATCAAGCGGCACACCAACGACGAGCTGCGGCAGCGGTTCGTGGACATGACCGTCCCGCAGGCCGAGGCGCTGGGCGTGACGCTGCCGGACCCGGAGCTGCGCTGGAACGCCGAGCGCGGCGCCTACGACTTCGGCGAGCCGGACTGGTCGGAGTTCAAGGCGGTCATCTCCGGGGCCGGGCCGGCGAACCGGCAGCGGCTCGCCCACCGGCGGCGTGCCCACGAGAACGGTGCCTGGGTTCGCGAAGCGGCCCGGGCCTACGCGGACAAGCAGGCGGCACGAGCGGGAGCAGGGGCATGA
- the paaB gene encoding 1,2-phenylacetyl-CoA epoxidase subunit PaaB — MSEQNVTAEGGHGAVPTTGVETGRGEKPARGAWPLYEVFVRGKRGLNHVHVGSLHAADDEMALHNARDVYTRRNEGVSIWVVRADAIAASSPDEKDPFFAPSADKVYRHPTFYAIPEEVPHL, encoded by the coding sequence ATGAGCGAGCAGAACGTCACCGCGGAGGGCGGGCACGGCGCCGTCCCCACCACGGGCGTGGAGACCGGCCGGGGCGAGAAGCCGGCCCGCGGGGCCTGGCCGCTGTACGAGGTGTTCGTGCGCGGCAAGCGCGGCCTCAACCACGTGCACGTCGGGTCGCTGCACGCTGCCGACGACGAGATGGCACTGCACAACGCCCGCGACGTCTACACCCGCCGCAACGAGGGCGTGAGCATCTGGGTGGTGCGCGCGGACGCGATCGCCGCCTCCAGCCCGGACGAGAAGGACCCGTTCTTCGCCCCGTCCGCGGACAAGGTCTACCGCCACCCCACCTTCTACGCGATCCCGGAGGAGGTGCCGCACCTGTGA
- the paaC gene encoding 1,2-phenylacetyl-CoA epoxidase subunit PaaC, with the protein MNGDAHDEDATNAYQALAGTIDHDDPRWAFGTGFEDMEADLTAPVPDGAAPADLAAYCLMLGDDALVYSHRLTEWVSNAPELEEEVALANTALDLLGQARVLLARAGHVEGAGRDEDALAYWRDVAEFRCVGLAEPSDDGDYARAIARLLVFSTWRLALLNRLQDSADPVVAAVAAKGVKEVTYHRDHAARWTLRLGDGTAESHTRMQDALEWVWPFLGELFRTTEQERRLVAAGVAVDPAEVRDEVDTVLDQVLTRATLARPEVPEMGTIGGRGGRHGVHTEKLEHALVVMQSLARKHPEASW; encoded by the coding sequence GTGAACGGCGACGCCCACGACGAGGACGCCACCAACGCCTACCAGGCCCTCGCCGGGACCATCGACCACGACGACCCGCGCTGGGCGTTCGGCACCGGCTTCGAGGACATGGAGGCCGACCTCACCGCCCCGGTCCCGGACGGGGCCGCCCCGGCCGACCTGGCCGCGTACTGCCTGATGCTCGGCGACGACGCCCTGGTCTACAGCCACCGGCTCACCGAGTGGGTCTCCAACGCCCCCGAGCTGGAGGAGGAGGTCGCGCTGGCCAACACCGCGCTGGACCTGCTCGGCCAGGCCCGGGTGCTGCTGGCCCGCGCCGGGCACGTCGAGGGGGCCGGCCGGGACGAGGACGCGCTGGCCTACTGGCGCGACGTGGCCGAGTTCCGCTGTGTCGGGCTCGCCGAGCCGTCCGACGATGGCGACTACGCCCGCGCGATCGCGCGCCTGCTGGTGTTCTCGACCTGGCGGCTGGCGCTGCTGAACCGGTTGCAGGACTCGGCCGACCCGGTCGTCGCCGCGGTCGCCGCGAAGGGCGTCAAGGAGGTCACCTACCACCGCGACCACGCCGCCCGGTGGACGCTGCGCCTCGGCGACGGCACCGCCGAGTCCCACACCCGGATGCAGGACGCGCTGGAGTGGGTGTGGCCGTTCCTCGGCGAGCTGTTCCGCACCACCGAGCAGGAACGACGGCTGGTCGCGGCCGGCGTCGCCGTCGACCCCGCCGAGGTCCGCGACGAGGTGGACACCGTCCTCGACCAGGTCCTGACGAGGGCAACGCTGGCCCGGCCGGAGGTGCCCGAGATGGGCACCATCGGCGGCCGGGGCGGCCGGCACGGCGTGCACACCGAGAAGCTGGAGCACGCGCTGGTCGTCATGCAGAGCCTGGCCCGCAAGCACCCGGAGGCATCGTGGTGA
- the paaD gene encoding 1,2-phenylacetyl-CoA epoxidase subunit PaaD: MTTLDLGARDVVARVVDPEMPMLTLDDLGVIRSVDETGGGVTVTITPTYSGCPAIEEMRADIVRTLTEAGYGPVAVRTVLSPAWSTDWISEAGRRKLAEAGIAPPGRATAHAPGPIPLTLEPPSAVVRCPQCRSPATEEFSRFGPTACTALRRCTACREPFEHMKEI, translated from the coding sequence GTGACCACGCTCGACCTGGGCGCGCGGGACGTCGTCGCACGGGTCGTCGACCCCGAGATGCCCATGCTCACCCTGGACGACCTCGGTGTGATCCGCTCCGTCGACGAGACCGGCGGCGGCGTCACGGTGACGATCACGCCGACCTACTCGGGCTGCCCGGCGATCGAGGAGATGCGCGCCGACATCGTCCGCACCCTCACCGAGGCCGGTTACGGGCCGGTCGCCGTCCGCACCGTCCTGTCCCCCGCCTGGAGCACCGACTGGATCAGCGAGGCCGGGCGGCGCAAGCTCGCCGAGGCCGGCATCGCCCCACCCGGCCGGGCCACGGCGCACGCGCCCGGCCCGATCCCGCTGACGCTCGAGCCGCCGTCGGCCGTGGTCCGGTGCCCGCAGTGCAGGTCCCCGGCGACCGAGGAGTTCTCCCGCTTCGGGCCCACCGCGTGCACCGCGCTGCGGAGGTGCACCGCCTGCCGCGAGCCGTTCGAGCACATGAAGGAGATCTGA
- the paaE gene encoding 1,2-phenylacetyl-CoA epoxidase subunit PaaE: MVRQERSAGRRAAAWQARADRAAGRTTLELDDRIDALLADAPEPQALPAGFHALVVSEVDRLCDDAVAVTFDVPDDLREHYTFRPGQYLTLRRDTPGGEERRSYSICAPAGHAPRVGVRRVDGGLFSAWLVDEVAPGDVLEVGPPAGNFTPELAAGTHHGLVAAGSGITPVLSIAASLLAAHDDTRVTLIYGNRRTDTVMFTEEIADLKNLHGPRLHLLHVLSREPTEAEIVNGRLDADRLRTLLSALVDVDDVDEWWLCGPLGMTEAAVAVLGERGVERTRVHRELFYVDEPPPELVRPDERRAREGDAEVTVVVNGRTTTVPVPHDETVLDAAQRIRGDLPFACKGGVCGTCRAKVVDGEVDMRRNYALEDDEVAAGFVLTCQTRPVSDTATVDYDA, encoded by the coding sequence ATGGTGCGCCAGGAACGCAGTGCCGGCCGCCGGGCGGCCGCCTGGCAGGCCCGGGCCGACCGGGCGGCCGGCCGCACCACCCTCGAGCTCGACGACCGGATCGACGCGCTGCTGGCGGACGCCCCGGAGCCGCAGGCCCTGCCGGCCGGGTTCCACGCCCTCGTCGTGTCCGAGGTCGACCGGCTCTGCGACGACGCCGTCGCCGTCACCTTCGACGTCCCGGACGACCTGCGCGAGCACTACACGTTCCGGCCCGGCCAGTACCTCACCCTGCGCCGGGACACCCCGGGCGGCGAGGAGCGCCGGTCGTACTCGATCTGCGCGCCGGCCGGCCACGCTCCGCGGGTCGGGGTGCGGCGGGTCGACGGCGGCCTGTTCTCCGCGTGGCTGGTCGACGAGGTCGCCCCGGGTGACGTCCTCGAGGTCGGTCCCCCGGCCGGGAACTTCACCCCGGAGCTGGCCGCGGGCACCCATCACGGGCTGGTCGCGGCCGGGTCCGGCATCACGCCGGTGCTGTCGATCGCCGCGTCCCTGCTGGCCGCGCACGACGACACCCGGGTCACCCTGATCTACGGCAACCGGCGGACCGACACGGTGATGTTCACCGAGGAGATCGCCGACCTGAAGAACCTGCACGGCCCGCGCCTGCACCTGCTGCACGTGCTGTCCCGGGAACCCACCGAGGCCGAGATCGTCAACGGCCGGCTCGACGCCGACCGGCTCCGGACGCTGCTGTCCGCGCTCGTCGACGTCGACGACGTCGACGAGTGGTGGCTGTGCGGCCCGCTCGGGATGACCGAGGCGGCCGTCGCGGTGCTCGGCGAGCGGGGTGTCGAGCGGACGCGGGTGCACCGCGAGCTGTTCTACGTCGACGAGCCGCCGCCGGAGCTGGTGCGCCCCGACGAGCGTCGCGCCCGGGAGGGTGACGCGGAGGTCACCGTCGTGGTGAACGGGCGGACGACCACGGTGCCGGTCCCCCACGACGAGACCGTCCTGGACGCGGCCCAGCGGATTCGCGGCGACCTGCCGTTCGCCTGCAAGGGCGGGGTGTGCGGGACCTGCCGGGCGAAGGTCGTCGACGGCGAGGTCGACATGCGCCGCAACTACGCCCTGGAGGACGACGAGGTGGCCGCCGGCTTCGTGCTCACCTGCCAGACCCGGCCGGTGTCGGACACGGCGACGGTCGACTACGACGCCTGA
- a CDS encoding phosphoribosylanthranilate isomerase, whose product MFVKVCGLRTADDVRVAAESGADAVGFVLHPASPRFVEPSLARELVAQVPDRVLSVVVVAEHAAADAARITREIGADVLQLHGRYTADDFAAAAAEPIRLWRAASLAHDPDLHVGCYGEEVLLLDSPRAGSGRTWDVEALDRPPDGQWLLAGGLDPDNVGAAVRRVRPWGVDVSSGVESARGVKDHARIAAFVAAARSAR is encoded by the coding sequence GTGTTCGTGAAGGTGTGCGGCCTGCGGACCGCCGACGACGTCCGGGTGGCCGCCGAGTCCGGCGCCGACGCGGTCGGGTTCGTGCTCCACCCGGCCAGCCCGCGCTTCGTCGAGCCGTCCCTGGCTCGCGAGCTGGTCGCGCAGGTCCCGGACCGGGTCCTGTCGGTCGTCGTCGTCGCCGAGCACGCGGCGGCCGACGCCGCGCGGATCACCCGGGAGATCGGCGCGGACGTCCTGCAGCTGCACGGCCGCTACACCGCCGACGACTTCGCGGCGGCCGCGGCCGAGCCGATCCGGTTGTGGCGCGCGGCGTCGCTGGCGCACGACCCGGACCTGCACGTGGGGTGCTACGGCGAGGAGGTCCTGCTGCTGGACTCGCCGCGGGCCGGGTCCGGGCGGACCTGGGACGTCGAGGCGCTCGACCGGCCCCCGGACGGGCAGTGGCTGCTCGCCGGCGGGCTCGACCCGGACAACGTCGGCGCCGCGGTGCGGCGCGTGCGGCCGTGGGGGGTCGACGTCTCCAGCGGCGTCGAGTCGGCGCGCGGGGTGAAGGACCACGCGCGGATCGCCGCGTTCGTCGCCGCCGCGCGGTCCGCCCGGTGA
- a CDS encoding IclR family transcriptional regulator C-terminal domain-containing protein yields MGDAAGGPGERDRIQSIERGFAVLLAFDADRPRPTSSDLAAATGLSRPAVRRILLTLQHLGYVEPVGNRWRLTPRVLSVGQRFTATHSIAEDARPYLATLAEETGESASLAVLDGTDAVYVARVPVRRIMQIDVSPGTRVPATATAMGRVLLAWAEEDTISRVLGAGLPACTPRTVTDPKLLRGILREVQSRGWALSVGELDPELAAVAAPVRDHTGAVVAAIATATSLGRISPERLVETALPHVQAAAERLSRALGRPASARFGAHREGFY; encoded by the coding sequence ATGGGCGACGCGGCGGGCGGTCCCGGCGAGCGTGATCGCATCCAGAGCATCGAGCGGGGGTTCGCGGTCCTGCTCGCGTTCGACGCCGACCGGCCCCGGCCGACCAGCTCGGACCTCGCCGCGGCGACCGGCCTGTCCCGGCCTGCGGTGCGCCGGATCCTGCTGACCCTGCAGCACCTCGGCTACGTCGAACCGGTCGGCAACCGCTGGCGGCTCACCCCGCGGGTGCTGTCGGTCGGGCAGCGGTTCACCGCCACCCACTCGATCGCCGAGGACGCCCGGCCCTACCTGGCGACGCTGGCCGAGGAGACCGGAGAGTCCGCGTCGCTGGCCGTGCTCGACGGCACCGACGCCGTCTACGTCGCCCGGGTCCCGGTCCGCCGGATCATGCAGATCGACGTCTCCCCGGGTACCCGGGTGCCGGCGACCGCGACCGCGATGGGGCGCGTGCTGCTGGCCTGGGCCGAGGAGGACACGATCTCCCGGGTGCTCGGTGCCGGGCTGCCCGCCTGCACCCCCCGCACCGTCACCGACCCGAAGCTGCTGCGCGGCATCCTGCGGGAGGTCCAGTCCCGCGGCTGGGCGCTGTCGGTCGGGGAGCTGGACCCGGAGCTGGCGGCGGTGGCGGCCCCCGTGCGGGACCACACCGGTGCGGTCGTCGCCGCGATCGCCACCGCCACCAGCCTCGGCCGGATCAGCCCGGAGCGCCTGGTCGAGACGGCGCTGCCGCACGTGCAGGCCGCGGCCGAGCGGCTGAGCCGGGCACTGGGGCGCCCGGCGAGCGCCCGCTTCGGGGCGCACCGGGAGGGCTTCTACTGA
- a CDS encoding flavin reductase family protein codes for MAIDPRELRRCLGHFTTGVTVITCHGGDGHPHGATVNAFTAVSLEPPLVLVSLDRRSKLCGLVETEQRPFTVNVLASTQKDLALHFAGRPNQEVAWLPDSGCGAPRLDGVLAHISCTPWQAYDGGDHVLYLGEVQEFLIHSGTPLLFHTGKFHHLGGDHEPVFWDDSADGPGGQAWITQSAGR; via the coding sequence ATGGCGATCGACCCGCGAGAACTGAGGCGCTGCCTCGGTCACTTCACGACCGGGGTCACCGTCATCACCTGCCACGGTGGCGACGGACACCCGCACGGCGCGACCGTCAACGCCTTCACCGCCGTCTCCCTGGAGCCACCGCTGGTGCTGGTCTCGCTGGACCGGCGCTCGAAGCTGTGCGGCCTGGTCGAGACCGAGCAGCGACCGTTCACCGTCAACGTGCTCGCGTCGACGCAGAAGGACCTGGCCCTGCACTTCGCCGGCCGGCCCAACCAGGAGGTCGCCTGGCTGCCTGACAGCGGGTGCGGCGCGCCCCGGCTCGACGGCGTGCTGGCGCACATCTCGTGCACCCCCTGGCAGGCCTACGACGGCGGCGACCACGTCCTCTACCTGGGCGAGGTCCAGGAGTTCTTGATCCACTCCGGTACGCCGCTGCTGTTCCACACCGGCAAGTTCCACCACCTCGGCGGCGACCACGAGCCCGTCTTCTGGGACGACTCGGCCGACGGCCCCGGCGGCCAGGCCTGGATCACCCAGTCCGCCGGCCGCTGA
- a CDS encoding 4-hydroxyphenylacetate 3-hydroxylase family protein: protein MTLQQDAVPTPTGADGRVTRPMTGDEYVESLRDDREVYLYGERVDDVTTHPAFRNAVRMTARLYDALHEPDRQDVLTTPTDTGSTGVTHPFFRTPHSVEDLRRDRDAIAEWARMTYGFMGRSPDYKAAFLGTLGANSEFYDPYAANARRWYTESQEKVLYWNHAIINPPVDRHRNPDEVSDVFMHVEEENDNGVVVSGAKVVATGSAITHFNFLAHYGLPIKKREYSLVCTVPMGAPGMKLICRPSYSQQAATMGSPFDYPLSSRLDENDTIFVLDRVLIPWENVFIYGDPEKASTFFPGSGFLHRFTFHGVTRLAVKLDFIAGLLMKGLEVTGTKDFRGVQTRVGEVIAWRNMFWALSDAMCANPDEWIDGAKLPKLDYGLAYRWFMTIGYPRVREIIMQDLGASLIYLPSHSTDFLSPEVRPYLDKYVRGSNGYEAVDRVKLMKLIWDSIGTEFGGRHELYERNYSGNHEGVRAELLFAAEASGAAGAMKGFAEQCLSEYDVNGWTVPDLINNDDVRLFGRNGR from the coding sequence ATGACCCTGCAGCAGGACGCGGTCCCCACCCCCACCGGCGCGGACGGCCGCGTCACCCGGCCGATGACCGGCGACGAGTACGTCGAGAGCCTGCGCGACGACCGCGAGGTCTACCTCTACGGCGAGCGGGTCGACGACGTCACCACCCATCCCGCGTTCCGCAACGCGGTCCGGATGACCGCCCGGCTCTACGACGCCCTGCACGAGCCGGACAGGCAGGACGTCCTCACCACGCCGACCGACACCGGCAGCACCGGTGTCACGCACCCGTTCTTCCGCACCCCGCACTCGGTCGAGGACCTCCGGCGCGACCGGGACGCGATCGCCGAGTGGGCCCGGATGACCTACGGATTCATGGGCCGCTCGCCCGACTACAAGGCCGCCTTCCTCGGCACGCTGGGCGCCAACTCCGAGTTCTACGACCCGTACGCCGCCAACGCGCGCCGCTGGTACACCGAGTCCCAGGAGAAGGTCCTCTACTGGAACCACGCGATCATCAACCCGCCGGTCGACCGGCACCGCAACCCGGACGAGGTCTCCGACGTGTTCATGCACGTCGAGGAGGAGAATGACAACGGCGTCGTCGTCTCCGGGGCCAAGGTCGTCGCCACCGGCTCGGCGATCACCCACTTCAACTTCCTCGCCCACTACGGCCTGCCGATCAAGAAGCGGGAGTACTCGCTGGTCTGCACGGTGCCGATGGGCGCACCCGGGATGAAGCTGATCTGCCGGCCCTCCTACTCCCAGCAGGCCGCCACGATGGGCAGTCCGTTCGACTACCCGCTGTCGAGCCGCCTCGACGAGAACGACACGATCTTCGTGCTGGACAGGGTGCTCATTCCCTGGGAGAACGTCTTCATCTACGGCGACCCGGAGAAGGCCTCGACCTTCTTCCCCGGTTCGGGCTTCCTGCACCGCTTCACCTTCCACGGCGTCACCCGGCTCGCGGTCAAGCTCGACTTCATCGCCGGGCTGCTGATGAAGGGCCTCGAGGTCACCGGCACCAAGGACTTCCGCGGCGTGCAGACCCGGGTCGGCGAGGTCATCGCCTGGCGCAACATGTTCTGGGCCCTGTCGGACGCCATGTGCGCGAACCCCGACGAGTGGATCGACGGTGCCAAGCTGCCCAAGCTCGACTACGGCCTGGCCTACCGCTGGTTCATGACCATCGGCTACCCGCGGGTCCGCGAGATCATCATGCAGGACCTCGGGGCCTCGCTGATCTACCTGCCCAGCCACTCGACCGACTTCCTGTCCCCGGAGGTCCGGCCCTACCTGGACAAGTACGTGCGTGGCTCGAACGGCTACGAGGCCGTCGACCGGGTCAAGCTGATGAAGCTGATCTGGGACTCGATCGGCACCGAGTTCGGCGGCCGGCACGAGCTCTACGAGCGCAACTACTCCGGCAACCACGAGGGCGTCCGCGCCGAGCTGCTCTTCGCCGCGGAGGCCTCCGGGGCCGCCGGGGCGATGAAGGGCTTCGCCGAGCAGTGCCTGTCCGAGTACGACGTGAACGGCTGGACCGTCCCCGATCTGATCAACAACGACGACGTCCGCCTGTTCGGCCGCAACGGCCGCTGA
- a CDS encoding GAF and ANTAR domain-containing protein: MDSERSWVDALEAGAFAERRADADAAAAPEDLARTMAELSRYFYAADDAADACARVVEACTGLVEGCTHAAVSLTTGGRVSTPATTGPEATALEELEQEIGEGPCLQAIRDERNFAVRDLAADPRWPRYGPAAARRGVRSMVACRLFADARTIGALNVFGARVDAFDEADQDRITVLAAHAAVAIDAARTRANLQEAIRSRQVIGEAIGILKERYAISSATAFDRLATASQQLNIKLRAIAEHLAQEPERRDRPVRRTGGGPRR, encoded by the coding sequence ATGGACAGCGAACGATCATGGGTCGACGCGCTCGAGGCCGGCGCGTTCGCCGAGCGGCGGGCCGACGCCGACGCCGCCGCCGCGCCCGAGGACCTGGCCCGGACCATGGCCGAGCTGTCCCGGTACTTCTACGCGGCCGACGACGCCGCGGACGCCTGCGCACGGGTCGTCGAGGCCTGCACGGGACTGGTCGAGGGGTGCACCCACGCTGCCGTCTCGCTCACCACCGGGGGCCGGGTGAGCACGCCGGCCACCACCGGCCCGGAGGCCACCGCCCTCGAGGAGCTCGAGCAGGAGATCGGCGAGGGGCCCTGCCTGCAGGCCATCCGCGACGAGCGCAACTTCGCCGTCCGGGACCTGGCGGCCGACCCCCGCTGGCCCCGCTACGGCCCGGCGGCCGCGCGGCGCGGGGTCCGGTCGATGGTGGCCTGCCGGTTGTTCGCCGACGCCCGCACGATCGGCGCGCTCAACGTCTTCGGCGCCCGGGTCGACGCGTTCGACGAGGCCGACCAGGACCGGATCACCGTGCTGGCCGCGCACGCCGCCGTCGCGATCGACGCCGCCCGGACCCGGGCGAACCTGCAGGAGGCGATCCGCAGCCGGCAGGTCATCGGCGAGGCGATCGGCATCCTCAAGGAGCGGTACGCGATCTCGTCGGCGACCGCGTTCGACCGGCTCGCCACGGCCTCGCAGCAGCTCAACATCAAGCTGCGGGCGATCGCCGAGCACCTCGCGCAGGAGCCGGAGCGCCGGGACCGTCCGGTCCGGCGGACGGGAGGTGGCCCCCGAAGGTGA
- a CDS encoding metal-sensitive transcriptional regulator produces MHGYADNKDAHIKRMRRIEGQVRGISKMIESDKYCIDILTQVSAVNKALEAVALGLLDEHLKHCVADAAAEGGQVADQKIEEASAAIARLVRS; encoded by the coding sequence ATGCACGGATACGCCGACAACAAGGACGCACACATCAAGCGGATGCGCCGGATCGAGGGCCAGGTCCGCGGGATCAGCAAGATGATCGAGTCGGACAAGTACTGCATCGACATCCTGACCCAGGTCTCGGCCGTCAACAAGGCGCTCGAGGCCGTCGCGCTCGGGCTGCTCGACGAGCACCTCAAGCACTGCGTCGCCGACGCCGCCGCCGAAGGCGGGCAGGTCGCCGACCAGAAGATCGAGGAGGCCAGCGCCGCCATCGCGCGCCTGGTCCGATCCTGA
- a CDS encoding heavy-metal-associated domain-containing protein has product MSTTTYTVTGMTCAHCVASVTEEITEIAGVTDVAVDLPTGAVTVTSDGDVSPEAVRAAVEEAGYQVTAGA; this is encoded by the coding sequence ATGAGCACGACCACCTACACCGTCACCGGAATGACCTGCGCACACTGCGTCGCCTCGGTCACCGAGGAGATCACCGAGATCGCCGGCGTCACCGACGTGGCCGTGGACCTGCCGACCGGCGCCGTCACCGTCACCAGCGACGGCGACGTCTCCCCCGAGGCGGTCCGCGCGGCCGTCGAGGAGGCCGGCTACCAGGTCACGGCCGGGGCCTGA